A genomic window from Streptococcus sanguinis includes:
- a CDS encoding glycyl-radical enzyme activating protein yields the protein MIVSKGGLSMETTKGIIFNIQHFSIHDGPGIRTTVFLKGCPLRCPWCSNPESQQHRPEPMLDATTKKSITMGEERSVEEIIDEVLKDRDFYEESGGGLTLSGGEIFAQFEFAKAILKAAKEKGIHTAIETTAFVEHEKFVDLIQYVDFIYTDLKHYNSVHHRKVTGVKNELIVQNIHYAFSHQKTIVLRIPVIPDFNDSLEDAERFATLFNELSVDQVQLLPFHQFGENKYKLLGRKYAMEDVKALHPEDLFEYQDVFLKHDINCYF from the coding sequence ATGATTGTATCCAAAGGAGGCCTGAGTATGGAAACAACAAAAGGAATTATTTTCAACATCCAACATTTCAGTATTCATGATGGACCAGGGATTCGTACAACGGTTTTCCTCAAGGGCTGTCCTCTACGCTGCCCTTGGTGCTCTAATCCAGAATCACAGCAACACAGACCCGAGCCTATGCTGGATGCTACTACCAAAAAAAGCATCACTATGGGGGAAGAAAGAAGCGTCGAGGAGATTATCGACGAAGTCCTAAAGGACAGAGATTTTTATGAAGAATCTGGCGGCGGGCTGACCTTATCTGGCGGAGAGATTTTCGCTCAGTTTGAATTTGCCAAGGCCATTCTCAAAGCCGCTAAGGAAAAAGGGATTCATACCGCTATCGAAACAACTGCCTTTGTAGAACACGAAAAATTCGTGGATCTCATCCAGTACGTTGATTTTATTTATACCGACCTGAAGCATTATAACTCTGTCCACCACCGCAAGGTGACTGGAGTAAAAAACGAATTGATTGTTCAGAATATCCACTACGCCTTTTCTCATCAAAAGACGATTGTTCTCCGCATTCCTGTCATTCCAGATTTTAACGACTCCTTAGAAGATGCAGAGCGGTTTGCGACTTTGTTCAATGAACTATCCGTCGATCAAGTCCAGCTGCTGCCTTTCCATCAATTTGGCGAAAACAAATACAAATTACTCGGCCGAAAGTATGCCATGGAGGATGTCAAGGCCTTGCACCCCGAAGACTTATTTGAATACCAAGATGTCTTTTTGAAGCATGACATTAATTGTTATTTTTAG
- a CDS encoding DeoR/GlpR transcriptional regulator: MERLDEIVKLVSEFERIDVNTLSDRLKVSKVTIRKDLDKLETKGLLRREHGYAVLNSGDDLNVRLSFHYDTKRRIAQEAAKIVQDNETIMIESGSTCALLAEEICRTKKNVKIITNSYFIADYIKQADSCKIILLGGEFQKDSQVTVGPLLKEMIRFFHVEHAFVGTDGYDENLGFTGKDLMRSEVVQYMSEASDQMIVLTDSSKFTRKGIVKRFGFKQIAQVVTDKAIPKEAVERLKAADIKLTLI, from the coding sequence ATGGAACGTTTAGATGAAATTGTTAAATTAGTATCTGAATTTGAACGAATCGATGTCAATACTTTGTCTGACCGCTTAAAAGTGTCCAAAGTAACGATTCGCAAAGACTTGGATAAGCTGGAAACCAAAGGTCTGTTGCGCAGAGAGCATGGCTATGCTGTTTTAAATAGCGGCGATGATCTGAATGTCAGGCTTTCCTTTCATTATGATACCAAGCGCCGGATTGCTCAGGAAGCAGCAAAAATCGTTCAGGATAATGAAACCATTATGATCGAATCAGGCTCGACCTGTGCCTTACTAGCTGAGGAAATCTGCCGAACGAAGAAGAATGTCAAGATTATTACCAATTCTTATTTTATTGCGGATTATATAAAGCAAGCTGATTCTTGTAAAATTATCTTGCTGGGTGGAGAATTTCAGAAAGATTCGCAGGTGACAGTGGGGCCTCTTCTCAAGGAAATGATCCGCTTTTTTCACGTAGAACATGCTTTTGTCGGAACAGATGGCTATGATGAAAATCTAGGCTTTACAGGCAAGGATCTGATGCGGAGTGAGGTTGTGCAGTATATGTCAGAGGCATCTGACCAGATGATTGTCTTGACGGACTCAAGCAAGTTTACCAGAAAAGGAATAGTTAAGAGATTCGGCTTCAAGCAGATTGCCCAAGTGGTGACTGACAAGGCGATTCCTAAAGAGGCTGTTGAGCGCTTGAAAGCTGCCGATATCAAGCTGACTCTGATCTAG
- a CDS encoding glycerol dehydrogenase codes for MKIFASPSRYIQGENALFENAKQILQLGNHPVLLCDDVVYQIVGEKFNDYLTRYGFHVLHVAFNGEASDAEIDRVVTLAEKDGADLVIGLGGGKTIDSAKAIADILGRPVVIAPTIASTDAPTSALSVIYTEDGAFEKYIFYSKNPELVLVDTKVIAGAPKRLLASGIADGLATWVEARAVQQKNGTTMLGQRQSLAGVAIAKKCEEILFADGLQAIAACEAKVVTAALENIIEANTLLSGVGFESGGLAAAHAIHNGFTALTGDIHHLTHGEKVAYGTLTQLFLENRPKEELEKYIRFYQKIGMPTTLKEMHLENASYEDLLKVGQQATIEGETIHQMPFEISASDIAGAILAVDQYVRELDK; via the coding sequence ATGAAAATTTTTGCAAGTCCGTCTCGTTATATTCAGGGAGAAAATGCTCTGTTTGAAAATGCAAAACAGATTCTTCAGTTAGGCAACCATCCAGTCTTGCTTTGTGATGATGTGGTTTACCAGATTGTTGGGGAAAAATTCAATGACTACCTTACTCGTTATGGCTTTCATGTGCTGCATGTCGCTTTTAACGGAGAAGCTTCTGACGCTGAAATAGATCGGGTCGTTACTTTGGCTGAAAAAGACGGAGCAGACTTAGTTATTGGTCTAGGCGGTGGGAAAACGATTGACAGTGCGAAGGCGATTGCAGACATACTAGGACGCCCTGTGGTCATTGCGCCAACCATTGCCTCTACAGATGCCCCAACTTCAGCACTTTCTGTTATCTATACAGAAGATGGAGCCTTTGAAAAGTATATTTTCTATAGTAAAAACCCTGAACTCGTCTTGGTGGATACGAAAGTAATTGCTGGAGCGCCAAAACGGCTTCTGGCTTCTGGGATTGCAGATGGTTTAGCGACTTGGGTAGAGGCGCGGGCTGTCCAGCAGAAAAATGGCACTACCATGTTGGGACAAAGACAGAGTTTGGCTGGTGTAGCGATTGCGAAGAAGTGTGAAGAAATACTGTTTGCAGATGGCCTGCAGGCTATCGCAGCCTGTGAAGCGAAAGTCGTGACTGCAGCTCTGGAAAATATCATTGAAGCCAATACCCTTCTCAGCGGTGTGGGATTTGAGAGCGGCGGTTTAGCGGCAGCCCATGCTATCCACAACGGCTTTACAGCTCTCACAGGCGATATTCATCACCTGACCCACGGTGAAAAAGTTGCCTATGGAACCTTGACCCAACTCTTCTTAGAAAACCGACCTAAAGAAGAATTGGAAAAATATATTCGCTTCTATCAAAAGATAGGTATGCCAACAACTTTGAAAGAAATGCATTTGGAAAATGCCAGCTATGAAGATTTGCTCAAAGTTGGTCAGCAAGCGACAATTGAGGGCGAAACCATTCATCAGATGCCATTTGAGATTTCAGCTTCTGACATTGCAGGTGCCATCCTAGCAGTCGACCAATATGTCAGGGAATTGGATAAATAA
- a CDS encoding PTS lactose/cellobiose transporter subunit IIA, with product MEMIVADQIIMGLILDAGDAKQHIYQALSLAKDGKFSECDEQIELADKALLEAHNLQTKFLAQEAGGTKTEITALFVHSQDHLMTSITEINLIKEIIDLRRELQGKK from the coding sequence ATGGAAATGATTGTAGCAGATCAAATTATCATGGGCCTTATCTTAGACGCTGGTGATGCCAAGCAGCATATTTATCAAGCTTTATCACTAGCTAAAGATGGTAAGTTTTCAGAATGCGATGAGCAGATTGAGCTTGCAGATAAGGCGCTGTTAGAGGCCCATAACTTGCAGACCAAGTTCCTAGCTCAGGAAGCTGGAGGAACGAAAACAGAGATCACAGCGCTGTTTGTTCATTCTCAGGATCATTTGATGACCAGCATTACAGAGATTAATCTCATCAAGGAAATCATCGACTTGAGAAGAGAATTACAAGGGAAAAAATAA
- a CDS encoding glycosyltransferase family 2 protein: MSQELISVIIPVYNVEQYLAECVNSVCRQTYQNLEIILVNDGSTDASGQICQELADQDARIRLIHQDNQGLSGARNTGIEHSSADYLIFVDSDDWLPEQHVARLYEKLKEYDADIAIGHHCSFRAEDSAFLYYSTEHFETLYTREEIIEEYPKRRIVDGVFLCAWAKLYKRKLFDTVRYPVGRVAEDAFTTYKLYLQSEKIIYLNEPLYYYRLRPNSISMTWNEQWFRDLIVGFEEQLAILGKLGYDLSFYYKYYTFLLQYCRDSAAAVGMQSSLVYQEIESKLKLFGE, encoded by the coding sequence ATGTCTCAGGAATTAATCAGTGTTATCATCCCTGTTTACAATGTTGAGCAGTATTTAGCAGAATGTGTGAACAGCGTCTGTCGTCAGACCTATCAAAATCTGGAAATTATTCTAGTCAATGATGGTTCAACAGATGCTTCTGGCCAGATTTGCCAAGAACTGGCTGACCAGGATGCGAGGATTCGTCTCATTCATCAGGACAATCAAGGCTTGTCCGGTGCCCGCAACACAGGGATTGAGCACTCTAGTGCAGACTATTTGATTTTTGTTGATTCAGATGACTGGCTGCCTGAGCAGCATGTTGCCCGTCTTTATGAAAAGCTGAAAGAGTATGACGCGGACATTGCTATTGGTCACCACTGTAGCTTTCGTGCAGAGGATTCAGCCTTCCTCTACTATTCGACAGAGCATTTTGAAACCCTCTATACGCGAGAAGAGATAATCGAGGAGTACCCTAAACGACGCATAGTAGACGGTGTCTTTCTCTGTGCCTGGGCCAAGCTCTATAAGCGCAAGCTCTTTGATACAGTGCGCTATCCAGTCGGCCGAGTGGCCGAAGATGCCTTCACGACTTATAAGCTGTACCTTCAGTCAGAAAAGATCATCTATCTCAATGAACCGCTCTATTACTATCGCTTGCGGCCAAATAGCATCTCCATGACTTGGAATGAGCAGTGGTTTCGAGACTTGATTGTAGGTTTTGAGGAGCAGCTAGCCATTCTAGGCAAGCTGGGCTATGACCTGAGCTTCTACTACAAGTATTACACCTTCTTGCTCCAGTATTGTCGCGACAGCGCTGCAGCCGTCGGTATGCAATCCAGCTTGGTCTATCAGGAAATTGAAAGTAAACTCAAACTATTTGGAGAATAA
- a CDS encoding fructose-6-phosphate aldolase, whose protein sequence is MEFMLDTLNLEEIKKWSEVLPLAGVTSNPTIAKKEGRIDFFERIRAVREIIGEGPSIHVQVVAKDYEGILKDAAEIRKKCGDAVYIKVPVTPAGLAAIKTLKAEGYKITATAIYTTFQGLLAIEAGADYLAPYYNRMENLNIDSDAVIRQLAKAIERDHSASKILAASFKNVNQINRAFADGAQAITAGPDIFAAAFAMPSIAKAVDDFAADWSAIHNQEYI, encoded by the coding sequence ATGGAATTCATGCTTGATACCTTAAATTTAGAGGAGATAAAAAAATGGTCGGAAGTCCTCCCCTTGGCGGGAGTGACTTCCAATCCGACCATCGCAAAAAAAGAAGGAAGAATAGATTTCTTCGAACGGATTCGCGCCGTTCGGGAAATCATAGGAGAAGGTCCATCTATCCATGTGCAGGTTGTTGCCAAGGATTATGAGGGAATCTTGAAAGATGCTGCTGAAATTCGAAAAAAATGCGGTGATGCTGTCTACATTAAAGTTCCGGTCACACCGGCTGGGCTGGCAGCTATCAAAACTCTCAAAGCAGAAGGCTACAAGATCACAGCGACAGCCATTTATACAACCTTTCAAGGTCTATTAGCTATTGAAGCGGGGGCTGACTATCTTGCTCCTTACTATAACCGCATGGAAAATCTCAATATTGATTCAGATGCTGTAATTAGACAACTGGCTAAGGCGATTGAGCGGGATCATTCCGCCAGCAAAATATTGGCAGCTTCCTTTAAGAATGTTAACCAAATCAATCGTGCTTTTGCTGATGGGGCCCAAGCCATTACAGCAGGACCAGATATCTTTGCAGCAGCTTTTGCCATGCCGTCTATCGCTAAGGCAGTAGATGACTTTGCCGCAGACTGGTCAGCAATTCACAATCAGGAATACATTTAA
- a CDS encoding PTS sugar transporter subunit IIC encodes MSKVDTQKIIAPIMKFVNMRGIIALKDGMLAILPLTVVGSLFLIVGQLPFEGLNQAIAGVFGADWTEPFMQVYSGTFAIMGLISCFSIGYSYAKNSGVEPLPAGVLSLSSFFILLKSSYIPEKGEAIGDAIAKVWFGGQGIIGAILIGLAVGSIYTIFIQKHIVIKMPEQVPQAIAKQFEAMIPAFVIFLLSMLVYIIAKIATGGGTFIEMIYDVIQVPLQGLTGSLYGAIGIAFFISFLWWFGVHGQSVVNGVVTALLLSNLDANKALLAADKLSVSQGAHIVTQQFLDSFLILSGSGITFGVVVAMLFAAKSKQYKALGKVAAFPAIFNVNEPVVFGFPIVMNPVMFLPFVLVPVLAALIVYMAIAVGFMQPFAGVTLPWSTPAIISGFMVAGWQGAVIQIVILAMSAFVYFPFVKFQDKIAYNNELENEE; translated from the coding sequence ATGTCTAAAGTGGATACTCAAAAAATCATTGCGCCGATTATGAAGTTTGTCAATATGCGCGGGATTATCGCCTTAAAAGACGGTATGTTGGCAATTTTGCCCCTTACAGTTGTGGGAAGTTTATTCTTGATTGTAGGGCAATTGCCGTTTGAAGGTCTAAATCAAGCCATTGCTGGTGTGTTTGGGGCAGACTGGACAGAACCGTTTATGCAGGTTTATTCAGGGACCTTTGCCATTATGGGGCTGATTTCTTGTTTTTCAATCGGCTATTCTTATGCCAAGAACAGCGGTGTAGAGCCTCTGCCGGCAGGGGTGCTGTCTCTTTCTTCCTTCTTTATCCTTTTGAAATCCTCCTACATACCAGAAAAGGGTGAGGCGATTGGAGATGCAATTGCCAAGGTCTGGTTTGGCGGTCAAGGAATCATTGGAGCCATTCTCATTGGTTTGGCAGTTGGCAGTATCTATACGATTTTCATTCAAAAGCATATTGTTATCAAAATGCCAGAGCAGGTTCCTCAAGCGATTGCCAAGCAGTTTGAAGCCATGATTCCAGCTTTCGTTATTTTCTTGCTGTCAATGCTTGTTTATATTATTGCCAAGATAGCGACTGGTGGCGGTACCTTTATTGAGATGATTTACGATGTCATTCAGGTGCCTCTGCAAGGTCTGACGGGCTCTCTGTATGGAGCTATCGGTATTGCTTTCTTCATTTCTTTCCTGTGGTGGTTCGGCGTCCACGGCCAGTCTGTTGTCAATGGTGTCGTAACAGCCTTGCTGCTGTCAAATCTGGATGCTAATAAGGCCCTGCTTGCTGCAGATAAGCTGTCTGTCAGTCAAGGTGCTCATATTGTGACCCAGCAATTTTTGGATAGCTTCCTTATCTTGTCGGGCTCCGGTATTACTTTCGGAGTGGTCGTAGCCATGCTCTTTGCCGCCAAGTCCAAGCAGTATAAGGCTCTGGGGAAAGTTGCTGCTTTTCCGGCAATCTTTAATGTCAATGAGCCAGTTGTCTTTGGCTTTCCGATTGTGATGAATCCGGTCATGTTCCTGCCCTTTGTTTTGGTTCCGGTTCTGGCTGCTTTGATTGTCTACATGGCGATTGCGGTTGGCTTTATGCAGCCATTCGCAGGTGTGACTTTGCCTTGGAGTACACCGGCTATCATTTCTGGCTTTATGGTTGCTGGCTGGCAAGGGGCAGTCATTCAAATTGTCATCCTAGCCATGTCCGCCTTTGTCTATTTCCCATTTGTGAAGTTTCAGGATAAGATTGCCTACAATAACGAATTGGAAAATGAAGAATAA
- a CDS encoding sugar-binding transcriptional regulator, which produces MKNERKKLLAKIAYLYYIEERSQSDIAAETGIYRTTISRMLAEAKKEGIVKIEIEDFDTRLFHLENYVKEKYGLKGIEIVSNLVDESPADLEERLAQAAAGMLRGLIKDNDKVGFSWGKSLSLLVEHSSSKHLTNVHFFPLAGGPSHIHARYHVNTLIYSMAGKYHGDCRFINSTIIQEDEQLTNGILASKYFEDLKSSWQELDVAVVGIGGQVDTRNRQWLDMLTSEDFLALESHAAVGEICCRFFNKKGDIVYQHLQNRTIAISLENLKKVPLSLAFAYGSQKSAAILAVLRAGYVNHLVTDEATILKMLDLDGDRSFFTS; this is translated from the coding sequence ATGAAAAATGAAAGAAAAAAACTATTGGCAAAAATTGCTTATCTCTACTATATAGAAGAAAGAAGCCAGTCTGACATTGCGGCTGAGACAGGGATTTATCGCACCACCATCAGTCGAATGCTGGCAGAAGCGAAAAAAGAGGGCATTGTAAAGATTGAGATTGAAGACTTTGATACTCGCTTGTTCCACTTGGAAAACTATGTAAAAGAAAAATACGGGCTCAAGGGAATCGAAATTGTCAGTAATTTAGTGGATGAATCTCCAGCAGACCTAGAAGAAAGGCTGGCTCAAGCTGCTGCAGGTATGCTGCGAGGCCTGATTAAAGACAATGATAAAGTCGGATTTTCTTGGGGAAAGAGCTTGAGTCTTTTGGTAGAGCACTCCAGCAGCAAGCATTTGACAAATGTCCATTTCTTTCCTTTGGCGGGTGGCCCCAGTCATATCCATGCACGTTACCATGTGAACACCCTCATCTATAGCATGGCTGGGAAATATCATGGGGACTGCCGTTTTATAAATTCCACGATTATTCAGGAAGATGAGCAGCTGACAAATGGAATTTTAGCTTCTAAATATTTTGAAGATCTAAAAAGCAGCTGGCAGGAGCTGGATGTGGCTGTGGTTGGTATTGGCGGGCAGGTTGACACGAGAAATCGTCAATGGCTGGACATGCTGACCTCAGAGGATTTTCTTGCACTAGAGAGCCATGCTGCTGTCGGAGAAATCTGCTGCCGCTTCTTTAATAAAAAAGGGGACATAGTCTACCAGCATTTGCAAAATCGAACGATTGCCATCTCTTTGGAAAATTTGAAAAAAGTGCCGCTTAGTCTAGCCTTTGCTTATGGCAGTCAAAAGTCTGCTGCTATATTAGCTGTGTTGCGAGCTGGATATGTCAATCACTTGGTCACAGATGAAGCGACTATTTTGAAAATGCTAGACTTGGACGGAGATAGGAGTTTCTTCACTTCTTGA
- a CDS encoding topoisomerase, whose product MFGFFFVAFVAVFGIVFFISYKLLEDREDTDSDWSSSQSPEPDYFQQTQTAPWELKYNKGKQGEYQLGQVLNQLYGYKKILYNLYIFKEDGTTTEIDALLIHPSGIYIFESKNYKGWIFGSENQQYWTQVLSIGRGKSYKHSFFNPIIQNKVHLKWISYYLNQYTPNLYSYIVFGNDCQLKEIHLNSDRHKVIQTWQVIGAIDRQACQCQVYLSPEQIDDLYRMLLPLTKRKQVIKERHINSITQNKQRREAEKICPRCQHGLVLRTASKGSRAGQQFWGCSNFPRCRFTKKYQDPVCSPLAEQVAQVPNFEQPVVQNLNQTQSNS is encoded by the coding sequence ATGTTTGGATTCTTTTTCGTCGCATTTGTGGCTGTCTTTGGCATCGTCTTTTTTATCAGTTATAAGCTACTTGAAGACAGGGAAGATACGGACTCGGATTGGTCGTCCAGCCAAAGCCCAGAGCCTGACTATTTCCAGCAAACCCAGACTGCCCCTTGGGAACTCAAATACAACAAGGGAAAACAGGGAGAGTACCAGCTTGGTCAGGTCTTGAACCAGCTCTATGGCTATAAAAAGATTTTGTATAATCTCTACATCTTCAAAGAAGATGGCACTACCACTGAGATTGATGCCCTGCTGATTCACCCGTCTGGGATTTATATTTTTGAGTCAAAAAACTACAAGGGCTGGATCTTCGGCTCAGAAAATCAGCAATACTGGACTCAGGTTCTTTCCATAGGACGCGGAAAATCTTACAAGCATTCTTTTTTCAATCCCATTATTCAAAATAAAGTCCATCTCAAATGGATCAGCTACTATCTCAACCAATACACGCCCAATCTGTACTCCTATATCGTCTTTGGCAATGACTGTCAGCTTAAGGAAATCCATCTAAACAGTGACAGGCATAAGGTTATTCAGACCTGGCAAGTGATAGGGGCAATTGACCGGCAGGCCTGCCAATGTCAAGTCTACCTGTCGCCCGAGCAGATTGACGACCTCTATCGTATGCTCCTGCCCTTGACCAAGCGAAAGCAGGTCATCAAAGAGCGCCATATTAACAGCATTACTCAGAATAAACAGCGTAGAGAAGCAGAAAAGATCTGCCCTCGCTGCCAGCATGGATTGGTACTCCGTACAGCATCCAAAGGTTCTAGGGCCGGTCAGCAATTTTGGGGCTGCTCCAATTTCCCAAGATGCCGCTTTACTAAAAAATACCAAGACCCTGTCTGCAGTCCGCTTGCCGAGCAGGTTGCGCAAGTACCTAATTTTGAACAGCCTGTCGTGCAAAACCTAAATCAAACACAAAGCAACAGCTAG
- a CDS encoding glycyl radical protein: MIQVKEVERTTIKTDYFGSLTERMNKYREDVLNKKPYIDAERAVLATKAYDKHKEKPNVLKRAYMLKEILENMTLYIEDETMIVGNQASSNKDAPIFPEYTLEFVLNELDLFEKRDGDVFYITEETKEQLRSIAPFWENNNLRARAGALLPEEVQVYMETGFFGMEGKMNSGDAHLAVNYQKLLAYGLKGFEEKARAAKEALDLTDPASIDKYHFYDSIFIVVDAVKAYAERFVALANQLAEKAEPKRRQELLEIARICSKVPYEPASTFAEAVQSVWFIQCILQIESNGHSLSYGRFDQYMYPYVKADLEAGRETEASIVERLTNLWIKTITINKVRSQAHTFSSAGSPLYQNVTIGGQTRDKRDAVNPLSYLVLKSVAQTHLPQPNLTVRYHAGLDARFMNECIEVMKLGFGMPAFNNDEIIIPSFIAKGVLEEDAYDYSAIGCVETAVPGKWGYRCTGMSYMNFPKVLLITMNDGIDPASGKRFAPSFGHFKDMKSFAELQTAWDKTLRHLTRMSVIVENSIDLSLEREVPDILCSALTDDCIGRGKHLKEGGAVYDYISGLQVGIANLSDSLAAVKKLVFEEGRLTPAELWHALETDYADERGKEIQEMLIHDAPKYGNDDDYADKLVTDAYDIYVDEIAKYPNTRYGRGPIGGIRYSGTSSISANVGQGRGTLATPDGRNAGTPLAEGCSPSHNMDKNGPTSVLKSVSKLPTDEIVGGVLLNQKVNPQTLSKEEDKVKLIALLRTFFNRLHGYHIQYNVVSRETLIDAQKHPEKHRDLIVRVAGYSAFFNVLSKATQDDIIGRTEHTL; encoded by the coding sequence ATGATCCAAGTAAAAGAAGTAGAAAGAACAACAATAAAAACAGACTATTTTGGCAGCTTAACAGAGCGGATGAATAAGTATCGGGAAGATGTTTTGAATAAAAAGCCCTATATTGACGCAGAGCGCGCTGTCTTAGCTACCAAGGCCTATGATAAGCATAAGGAAAAACCAAATGTGTTGAAACGTGCTTACATGCTCAAAGAGATTTTGGAAAATATGACGCTTTATATCGAAGATGAAACGATGATTGTCGGTAATCAGGCTTCATCTAATAAAGACGCGCCTATTTTCCCAGAGTATACCTTAGAGTTTGTACTCAATGAACTAGATCTTTTTGAGAAGCGGGACGGAGATGTCTTCTACATTACAGAAGAAACCAAAGAGCAGCTCCGCAGTATCGCTCCTTTCTGGGAAAACAATAACCTCCGTGCTCGAGCAGGGGCTCTACTTCCAGAAGAAGTTCAGGTTTATATGGAAACTGGCTTCTTTGGTATGGAAGGAAAGATGAACTCTGGGGACGCCCACTTGGCGGTCAACTATCAAAAACTCTTGGCTTATGGACTGAAAGGCTTTGAAGAAAAAGCTCGTGCAGCTAAGGAAGCTTTGGATTTGACCGATCCGGCTAGTATTGACAAATACCACTTCTATGATTCCATTTTCATCGTTGTGGATGCTGTGAAAGCTTATGCGGAGCGTTTTGTTGCTTTGGCCAATCAGCTGGCTGAAAAAGCAGAGCCTAAGCGCCGTCAGGAGCTCTTAGAAATCGCTAGAATTTGTTCTAAAGTACCGTACGAGCCAGCATCAACCTTTGCTGAAGCTGTTCAGTCTGTTTGGTTTATCCAGTGTATCCTTCAGATTGAGTCCAACGGACACTCGCTCTCTTATGGCCGCTTTGACCAGTACATGTATCCTTATGTCAAGGCAGATTTGGAAGCTGGACGTGAGACAGAGGCTAGCATTGTAGAACGCTTAACCAATCTCTGGATTAAAACGATTACCATTAATAAAGTGCGCAGTCAGGCCCACACATTCTCATCTGCGGGCAGTCCCCTTTATCAAAATGTGACAATCGGTGGCCAAACGAGAGATAAGAGAGATGCAGTCAACCCACTTTCCTACCTTGTCTTGAAATCTGTAGCTCAAACTCATCTTCCTCAGCCGAATCTGACCGTTCGCTATCATGCAGGCCTAGATGCTCGCTTTATGAATGAGTGTATTGAAGTCATGAAGCTAGGTTTCGGTATGCCGGCCTTCAATAATGATGAAATCATCATTCCGTCCTTTATTGCTAAAGGCGTTTTGGAAGAAGATGCATACGACTATAGTGCTATCGGCTGTGTGGAAACTGCTGTGCCTGGTAAATGGGGCTACCGTTGTACAGGCATGAGCTACATGAACTTCCCTAAGGTGCTTCTGATTACTATGAACGATGGAATTGATCCAGCATCTGGCAAGCGCTTTGCACCAAGCTTCGGTCATTTTAAAGATATGAAGAGCTTTGCAGAGCTGCAAACGGCTTGGGACAAGACCTTGCGCCACTTGACCCGCATGAGTGTCATCGTGGAAAATTCTATCGACCTGTCTCTCGAAAGAGAAGTACCGGATATCCTCTGCTCAGCTTTGACAGATGATTGTATCGGGCGTGGTAAGCATTTGAAAGAGGGTGGAGCTGTCTATGACTATATTTCTGGTCTTCAAGTCGGTATTGCCAATCTATCAGACTCATTGGCGGCCGTCAAGAAGCTAGTCTTTGAAGAAGGCAGGCTGACTCCGGCTGAACTCTGGCATGCACTTGAAACAGACTATGCAGATGAGCGTGGTAAAGAAATTCAAGAGATGCTGATTCATGATGCACCAAAATATGGTAATGATGATGATTACGCAGATAAGCTAGTGACAGATGCTTATGATATTTATGTGGATGAAATCGCTAAATATCCAAATACCCGTTATGGCCGTGGTCCAATTGGCGGTATCCGCTACTCTGGAACATCTTCTATTTCAGCCAATGTCGGTCAAGGTCGCGGTACCTTGGCGACACCAGATGGCCGCAATGCCGGAACACCGCTTGCTGAAGGCTGCTCTCCATCCCACAATATGGACAAGAACGGCCCGACCTCTGTATTAAAATCTGTTTCCAAATTGCCGACAGATGAAATCGTAGGAGGCGTTCTGCTCAATCAAAAAGTGAATCCTCAGACCCTGTCTAAGGAAGAAGATAAAGTGAAACTTATTGCCTTGCTTCGTACATTCTTTAACCGTCTGCATGGCTATCATATCCAATACAATGTCGTTTCTCGGGAAACCTTGATTGATGCTCAGAAGCATCCTGAAAAACACCGCGATTTGATTGTTCGCGTTGCAGGCTACTCTGCTTTCTTCAATGTACTTTCCAAGGCGACGCAAGATGATATTATCGGACGTACGGAGCACACGTTGTAA
- a CDS encoding PTS sugar transporter subunit IIB, whose amino-acid sequence MVKIGLFCAAGFSTGMLVNNMKIAAAEKGLEAEIEAYSQAKLADYAADLDVALLGPQVAYTLDKSTAICDSCHTPIAVIPMADYGMLDGKKVLNLALSLLDKH is encoded by the coding sequence ATGGTTAAGATTGGTTTGTTCTGCGCGGCAGGTTTTTCAACAGGAATGTTGGTCAATAACATGAAGATAGCTGCAGCTGAAAAAGGGCTGGAAGCTGAGATTGAAGCCTACTCTCAGGCTAAGCTGGCTGATTATGCAGCGGATCTAGATGTCGCTTTACTGGGCCCTCAGGTAGCCTATACACTAGACAAATCTACAGCTATTTGCGACAGCTGCCATACTCCGATTGCAGTTATTCCGATGGCTGATTACGGTATGCTAGATGGTAAAAAAGTGCTAAACCTCGCTTTGAGTTTGTTGGATAAACATTAA